The genome window AACCCTGGAGCCGCAGCCACTGAAACGGCCCGGTAAGATTTACATCAAAGACCGGTTTCTGTTTATCAACGAATTAGAACGGGGGATCCATGTGGTGGATAATACCGACCCGGCTCATCCCGCACCGATTGCCTTCATTTCCATTCCGGGAAATCACGACATGGCCGCGAAAGGCAATACGCTCTATGCCGATAACGCGATTGATCTGGTGGCGTTGGATATTTCCAATCCGCACAGTGTTCGGCTGAGCAAACGGATTGAAAACTCATTTACGGCTACCTATCATCCGGCGGAGCGCAACGTTAAATTCGAGTGCCCCGATCCAGAAAAAGGGTATGTGGTTCGCTGGGAACTGGCGACGATTCAGAATGCTAAATGCTACCGTTAATCCTAAGCCCATTCCAGACCATGAAAAAATACCTAGCCTACCTGATTGGGAGTGCGTTGCTGAGCAGTTGCTCGGCGGATTTCAGCAGCAAAGACTCCGTGTCGCCGGGCACCGGAACGGGCGGTTCAATGGCGCGCTTCACCGTGGCGGGCAATACGCTGTATACGGTGGGACACAGTAGCTTACAGGCGTACGATATTTCCCAAACCAGCAATCCGAAAGCGGGTTCAAAAATTTCGCTGGGCTTTGGGGTAGAAACCATTTTCCCATATCAGCAAAACCTGTTTATCGGCACCCAGACCGGGATGTATATTTTCGACATTACCCAACCTCAATCCCCGCAACAGCTGTCCTTCTACGACCATTTTCAGAGCTGTGATCCGGTAGTGGCCCAGGGAAAATATGCCTATATAACGCTCCGCAGCGGAACAACCTGCCGCAACAACAACCTGAATACGCTCGACGTTGTGGACATCAGCAACCTCACCAAGCCCAAGCTGGTGAAAAGCTATCCGATGAAAAACCCCCACGGACTAGGCATCGACGGCAATTTGCTGTTTGTCTGCGAAGGCGATCATGGGCTGCGGATACTCGATGTTACTGATCCGACCGCCATTCAGGAAGTTCAGTTTATTACGGATATTCAAACGTATGACGTTATTCCCAGCAGTAAAGTCCTGATTGTGACGGGTAAAAGCGGCATTTTTCAATATAGCTACGCCAATCCGCTGAAGCTGGAATTGCTGAGTTCCATGCCCATTGTTCAGTAATTCCAGCAAATCTGTCAAAAGACCCGT of Tellurirhabdus bombi contains these proteins:
- a CDS encoding LVIVD repeat-containing protein, translated to MKQFIWTRSWVVLLGLFVGLDACTTPQAEPDLPDNWPTYRPVYAPYSDIRKVETLEPQPLKRPGKIYIKDRFLFINELERGIHVVDNTDPAHPAPIAFISIPGNHDMAAKGNTLYADNAIDLVALDISNPHSVRLSKRIENSFTATYHPAERNVKFECPDPEKGYVVRWELATIQNAKCYR
- a CDS encoding LVIVD repeat-containing protein, which codes for MKKYLAYLIGSALLSSCSADFSSKDSVSPGTGTGGSMARFTVAGNTLYTVGHSSLQAYDISQTSNPKAGSKISLGFGVETIFPYQQNLFIGTQTGMYIFDITQPQSPQQLSFYDHFQSCDPVVAQGKYAYITLRSGTTCRNNNLNTLDVVDISNLTKPKLVKSYPMKNPHGLGIDGNLLFVCEGDHGLRILDVTDPTAIQEVQFITDIQTYDVIPSSKVLIVTGKSGIFQYSYANPLKLELLSSMPIVQ